One region of Tamandua tetradactyla isolate mTamTet1 chromosome 6, mTamTet1.pri, whole genome shotgun sequence genomic DNA includes:
- the ZNF250 gene encoding zinc finger protein 250 isoform X1: MPHLLLGFSSSLETPGNQAMAAARLLPPVGPQAPVTFEDVAVLLSQEEWDRLGPAQRGLYRHVMMETYGNVVALGLPGSKPEVISQLERGEEPWVLDSQKANESKHLRNGYSECETKGKEQNRDLSLKPVISEEITMVLGKTPMGRIDQECNKIDQSFCLASNPAGLQEVQVLSHSMPLPVIPHGEKPYKCIECGKSFGRSSHLLQHQRIHTGEKPYVCSVCGKAFSQSSVLSKHRRIHTGEKPYECNECGKAFRVSSDLAQHHKIHTGEKPHECLECRKAFTQLSHLIQHQRIHTGERPYVCTLCGKAFNHSTVLRSHQRVHTGEKPHECSECGKTFSVKRTLIQHQRIHTGEKPYTCSECGKAFSDRSVLIQHHNVHTGEKPYECSECGKTFSHRSTLMNHERIHTEEKPYECYECGKAFVQHSHLIQHQRIHTGEKPYVCSECGHAFSARRSLIQHERIHTGEKPFECTECGKAFSLKATLIVHLRTHTGEKPYECNSCGKAFSQYSVLIQHQRIHTGEKPYECGECGRAFNQHGHLIQHQKVHKKL; the protein is encoded by the exons ATG CCCCACCTGCTGCTTGGATTTTCATCATCTTTAGAGACCCCAGGAAACCAGGCAATGGCAGCAGCCAGGCTCCTGCCACCAGTGGGACCCCAG GCCCCAGTGACCTTCGAGGACGTGGCTGTACTCCTCTCCCAAGAGGAATGGGACCGCCTGGGTCCTGCGCAGCGGGGCCTCTACCGGCATGTGATGATGGAGACTTACGGGAATGTGGTCGCGCTGG GACTTCCAGGATCCAAGCCTGAAGTGATTTCCCAGCTGGAAAGAGGGGAAGAACCATGGGTCCTGGATTCACAGAAGGCTAATGAAAGCAAGCACCTGAGGAATGGCTACTCAG AATGTGAAACCAAGGGCAAGGAACAAAATAGGGATTTGAGTCTGAAGCCAGTAATTTCAGAGGAAATAACAATGGTTCTGGGAAAAACTCCCATGGGAAGGATTGATCAAGAATGTAATAAAATTGATCAAAGCTTCTGTCTGGCTTCAAACCCAGCTGGTCTTCAAGAGGTTCAAGTATTGAGCCACAGCATGCCACTACCAGTGATTCCTCatggagagaaaccctacaagTGCATtgaatgtgggaaatcctttGGTCGGAGCTCCCATCTCCTTCAACATCAGCGaatccacactggagagaagccctatgtGTGCAGTGTATGTGGGAAGGCCTTCAGCCAGAGCTCAGTCCTCAGCAAACACAGGagaattcacacaggagagaaaccctatgagtgtaatgaatgtgggaaagcttttagaGTGAGCTCAGATCTTGCTCAGCATCATAAAATACATACAGGAGAGAAGCCTCACGAATGTCTTGAATGTCGGAAGGCCTTCACTCAGCTCTCGCATCTTATTCAGCACCAACGAATCCACACTGGAGAAAGGCCATATGTGTGTACattgtgtgggaaagccttcaacCACAGCACCGTTTTGCGGAGCCATCAGAGGGtgcacactggagagaaacctcaTGAGTGCAGTgagtgtgggaaaaccttcagtgtGAAGAGGACACTTATCCAGCATCAGAGAATCCATACTGGAGAGAAGCCTTACACCTGCAGTGAGTGTGGGAAGGCCTTCAGTGACCGCTCAGTCCTTATTCAGCATCACAATGTGCATACTGGGGAGAAGCCTTATGAGTGCAGTGAGTGTGGGAAGACCTTCAGCCACCGATCCACCTTGATGAACCATGAGCGGATTCACACTGAGGAGAAGCCCTACGAATGCTATGAATGTGGGAAGGCCTTTGTTCAGCACTCACACCTGATTCAGCACCAGAGGATCCACACCGGGGAGAAACCCTATGTGTGCAGCGAGTGCGGGCATGCCTTTAGTGCACGCAGATCTCTGATtcaacatgagagaattcacacaggCGAGAAGCCCTTCGAGTGCACAGAATGTGGCAAAGCCTTCAGCCTGAAAGCAACTCTGATTGTGCACCTAAGGACCCACACAGGTGAGAAGCCCTATGAATGCAACAGCTGTGGAAAGGCCTTCAGTCAGTATTCAGTGCTCATCCAGCACCAGCGAATTCACACGGGCGAGAAACCCTATGAGTGTGGGGAATGTGGACGTGCTTTCAACCAACACGGGCACCTCATCCAGCACCAGAAAGTGCACAAGAAGCTGTGA
- the ZNF34 gene encoding zinc finger protein 34 isoform X2 — protein MLETYGNLVSLGAGLADPKPGVILQLERGDEPWILDTQGVEGKERLRIDSSDHGTRTEINELASGEMFDGRELGRLRGSVSQLSELGEALEHVGEPEEYPDKPVGQRGPKPVMVTSKKSSWEPGGSLRLGTSPIPDQRPHKCDICEQSFEQRSYLNNHKRVHKSRKPNTVNGSGEICSANVIVNEDHKIPIGKKLHYCSYCRKTFRYSANLVKHQRLHSEEKPFKCDECGKAFSQSCEFINHRRMHSGEIPYKCDECGKTFNRRPNLMKHQRIHTGEKPYKCGECGKHFSAYSSLIYHQRIHTGEKPYKCNDCGKAFSDSSILIRHRRTHTGEKPFECKECGKGFTQSSNLIQHQRIHTGEKPYKCNECEKAFIQKTKLVEHQRSHTGEKPYECNDCGKVFSQSTHLIQHQRIHTGEKPYKCNECGKAFHNSSRLIHHQRSHHGEKPYKCTDCKKAFSQSTYLIQHQRIHTGEKPYKCSECGKAFRHSSNVFQHQRIHLREDFSM, from the coding sequence ATCATGGGACCAGAACGGAGATCAATGAATTGGCTTCAGGGGAAATGTTTGATGGGAGAGAACTGGGCCGACTCAGAGGATCTGTTTCCCAGTTATCTGAGCTGGGAGAAGCCCTTGAGCATGTTGGGGAGCCAGAGGAGTACCCAGACAAGCCAGTGGGGCAGAGAGGCCCCAAGCCAGTCATGGTGACCAGCAAGAAGAGCAGTTGGGAGCCTGGGGGAAGTCTCAGGTTGGGAACAAGTCCTATCCCTGATCAGAGACCTCATAAATGTGATATATGTGAGCAAAGTTTTGAACAGAGATCATACCTCAACAACCATAAGCGTGTACACAAGTCAAGAAAACCAAATACTGTTAATGGTTCTGGGGAAATTTGCAGTGCAAACGTAATTGTTAATGAAGATCACAAAATTCCTATTGGGAAAAAACTGCATTATTGTAGTTATTGCAGGAAAACTTTTAGGTACAGTGCTAACCTTGTCAAACACCAGAGGCTTCACAGTGAAGAGAAGCCCTTTAAATGTGATgagtgtggaaaagccttcagccaGAGCTGTGAGTTCATCAATCACCGGAGGATGCACTCAGGGGAGATCCCCTACAAGTGTGATGAGTGTGGGAAGACATTCAATAGGAGGCCTAACCTCATGAagcatcagagaattcacactggggaAAAGCCCTATAAGTGTGGTGAGTGTGGGAAACACTTTAGTGCCTACTCTTCCCTTATTTATCACCAGAGaatccacactggagagaaaccctataaatgtaatgactgtgggaaagccttcagtgatAGCTCAATCCTTATCCGACATCGTCggactcacactggagagaagccattTGAATGTAAAGAATGTGGCAAAGGCTTTACCCAAAGTTCTAACCTTATCcaacatcagagaattcacaccggagagaaaccctacaaatgTAACGAATGTGAGAAAGCCTTCATCCAAAAAACCAAACTTGTTGAACATCAAAGAagccacactggagagaagccctatgaatgtaATGACTGTGGCAAAGTCTTCAGCCAGAGTACACATCTTATCCAACATCAGAGAATCCACACTGGTGAGAAGCCCTACAAGTGCAATGAGTGTGGGAAGGCCTTTCACAATAGTTCCAGACTTATTCACCATCAAAGATCACATCATGGAGAGAAGCCGTACAAATGCACTGACTGCAAGAAAGCCTTCAGCCAGAGCACTTATCTTATACAGCACCAGAGaatccacactggagagaagccttaCAAATGCAGTGAGTGTGGGAAGGCCTTCCGGCACAGCTCCAACGTTTTTCAGCATCAGAGGATTCACCTCCGGGAAGACTTCTCCATGTAA
- the ZNF250 gene encoding zinc finger protein 250 isoform X2 translates to MAAARLLPPVGPQAPVTFEDVAVLLSQEEWDRLGPAQRGLYRHVMMETYGNVVALGLPGSKPEVISQLERGEEPWVLDSQKANESKHLRNGYSECETKGKEQNRDLSLKPVISEEITMVLGKTPMGRIDQECNKIDQSFCLASNPAGLQEVQVLSHSMPLPVIPHGEKPYKCIECGKSFGRSSHLLQHQRIHTGEKPYVCSVCGKAFSQSSVLSKHRRIHTGEKPYECNECGKAFRVSSDLAQHHKIHTGEKPHECLECRKAFTQLSHLIQHQRIHTGERPYVCTLCGKAFNHSTVLRSHQRVHTGEKPHECSECGKTFSVKRTLIQHQRIHTGEKPYTCSECGKAFSDRSVLIQHHNVHTGEKPYECSECGKTFSHRSTLMNHERIHTEEKPYECYECGKAFVQHSHLIQHQRIHTGEKPYVCSECGHAFSARRSLIQHERIHTGEKPFECTECGKAFSLKATLIVHLRTHTGEKPYECNSCGKAFSQYSVLIQHQRIHTGEKPYECGECGRAFNQHGHLIQHQKVHKKL, encoded by the exons ATGGCAGCAGCCAGGCTCCTGCCACCAGTGGGACCCCAG GCCCCAGTGACCTTCGAGGACGTGGCTGTACTCCTCTCCCAAGAGGAATGGGACCGCCTGGGTCCTGCGCAGCGGGGCCTCTACCGGCATGTGATGATGGAGACTTACGGGAATGTGGTCGCGCTGG GACTTCCAGGATCCAAGCCTGAAGTGATTTCCCAGCTGGAAAGAGGGGAAGAACCATGGGTCCTGGATTCACAGAAGGCTAATGAAAGCAAGCACCTGAGGAATGGCTACTCAG AATGTGAAACCAAGGGCAAGGAACAAAATAGGGATTTGAGTCTGAAGCCAGTAATTTCAGAGGAAATAACAATGGTTCTGGGAAAAACTCCCATGGGAAGGATTGATCAAGAATGTAATAAAATTGATCAAAGCTTCTGTCTGGCTTCAAACCCAGCTGGTCTTCAAGAGGTTCAAGTATTGAGCCACAGCATGCCACTACCAGTGATTCCTCatggagagaaaccctacaagTGCATtgaatgtgggaaatcctttGGTCGGAGCTCCCATCTCCTTCAACATCAGCGaatccacactggagagaagccctatgtGTGCAGTGTATGTGGGAAGGCCTTCAGCCAGAGCTCAGTCCTCAGCAAACACAGGagaattcacacaggagagaaaccctatgagtgtaatgaatgtgggaaagcttttagaGTGAGCTCAGATCTTGCTCAGCATCATAAAATACATACAGGAGAGAAGCCTCACGAATGTCTTGAATGTCGGAAGGCCTTCACTCAGCTCTCGCATCTTATTCAGCACCAACGAATCCACACTGGAGAAAGGCCATATGTGTGTACattgtgtgggaaagccttcaacCACAGCACCGTTTTGCGGAGCCATCAGAGGGtgcacactggagagaaacctcaTGAGTGCAGTgagtgtgggaaaaccttcagtgtGAAGAGGACACTTATCCAGCATCAGAGAATCCATACTGGAGAGAAGCCTTACACCTGCAGTGAGTGTGGGAAGGCCTTCAGTGACCGCTCAGTCCTTATTCAGCATCACAATGTGCATACTGGGGAGAAGCCTTATGAGTGCAGTGAGTGTGGGAAGACCTTCAGCCACCGATCCACCTTGATGAACCATGAGCGGATTCACACTGAGGAGAAGCCCTACGAATGCTATGAATGTGGGAAGGCCTTTGTTCAGCACTCACACCTGATTCAGCACCAGAGGATCCACACCGGGGAGAAACCCTATGTGTGCAGCGAGTGCGGGCATGCCTTTAGTGCACGCAGATCTCTGATtcaacatgagagaattcacacaggCGAGAAGCCCTTCGAGTGCACAGAATGTGGCAAAGCCTTCAGCCTGAAAGCAACTCTGATTGTGCACCTAAGGACCCACACAGGTGAGAAGCCCTATGAATGCAACAGCTGTGGAAAGGCCTTCAGTCAGTATTCAGTGCTCATCCAGCACCAGCGAATTCACACGGGCGAGAAACCCTATGAGTGTGGGGAATGTGGACGTGCTTTCAACCAACACGGGCACCTCATCCAGCACCAGAAAGTGCACAAGAAGCTGTGA
- the ZNF250 gene encoding zinc finger protein 250 isoform X3, which translates to MAPVTFEDVAVLLSQEEWDRLGPAQRGLYRHVMMETYGNVVALGLPGSKPEVISQLERGEEPWVLDSQKANESKHLRNGYSECETKGKEQNRDLSLKPVISEEITMVLGKTPMGRIDQECNKIDQSFCLASNPAGLQEVQVLSHSMPLPVIPHGEKPYKCIECGKSFGRSSHLLQHQRIHTGEKPYVCSVCGKAFSQSSVLSKHRRIHTGEKPYECNECGKAFRVSSDLAQHHKIHTGEKPHECLECRKAFTQLSHLIQHQRIHTGERPYVCTLCGKAFNHSTVLRSHQRVHTGEKPHECSECGKTFSVKRTLIQHQRIHTGEKPYTCSECGKAFSDRSVLIQHHNVHTGEKPYECSECGKTFSHRSTLMNHERIHTEEKPYECYECGKAFVQHSHLIQHQRIHTGEKPYVCSECGHAFSARRSLIQHERIHTGEKPFECTECGKAFSLKATLIVHLRTHTGEKPYECNSCGKAFSQYSVLIQHQRIHTGEKPYECGECGRAFNQHGHLIQHQKVHKKL; encoded by the exons ATG GCCCCAGTGACCTTCGAGGACGTGGCTGTACTCCTCTCCCAAGAGGAATGGGACCGCCTGGGTCCTGCGCAGCGGGGCCTCTACCGGCATGTGATGATGGAGACTTACGGGAATGTGGTCGCGCTGG GACTTCCAGGATCCAAGCCTGAAGTGATTTCCCAGCTGGAAAGAGGGGAAGAACCATGGGTCCTGGATTCACAGAAGGCTAATGAAAGCAAGCACCTGAGGAATGGCTACTCAG AATGTGAAACCAAGGGCAAGGAACAAAATAGGGATTTGAGTCTGAAGCCAGTAATTTCAGAGGAAATAACAATGGTTCTGGGAAAAACTCCCATGGGAAGGATTGATCAAGAATGTAATAAAATTGATCAAAGCTTCTGTCTGGCTTCAAACCCAGCTGGTCTTCAAGAGGTTCAAGTATTGAGCCACAGCATGCCACTACCAGTGATTCCTCatggagagaaaccctacaagTGCATtgaatgtgggaaatcctttGGTCGGAGCTCCCATCTCCTTCAACATCAGCGaatccacactggagagaagccctatgtGTGCAGTGTATGTGGGAAGGCCTTCAGCCAGAGCTCAGTCCTCAGCAAACACAGGagaattcacacaggagagaaaccctatgagtgtaatgaatgtgggaaagcttttagaGTGAGCTCAGATCTTGCTCAGCATCATAAAATACATACAGGAGAGAAGCCTCACGAATGTCTTGAATGTCGGAAGGCCTTCACTCAGCTCTCGCATCTTATTCAGCACCAACGAATCCACACTGGAGAAAGGCCATATGTGTGTACattgtgtgggaaagccttcaacCACAGCACCGTTTTGCGGAGCCATCAGAGGGtgcacactggagagaaacctcaTGAGTGCAGTgagtgtgggaaaaccttcagtgtGAAGAGGACACTTATCCAGCATCAGAGAATCCATACTGGAGAGAAGCCTTACACCTGCAGTGAGTGTGGGAAGGCCTTCAGTGACCGCTCAGTCCTTATTCAGCATCACAATGTGCATACTGGGGAGAAGCCTTATGAGTGCAGTGAGTGTGGGAAGACCTTCAGCCACCGATCCACCTTGATGAACCATGAGCGGATTCACACTGAGGAGAAGCCCTACGAATGCTATGAATGTGGGAAGGCCTTTGTTCAGCACTCACACCTGATTCAGCACCAGAGGATCCACACCGGGGAGAAACCCTATGTGTGCAGCGAGTGCGGGCATGCCTTTAGTGCACGCAGATCTCTGATtcaacatgagagaattcacacaggCGAGAAGCCCTTCGAGTGCACAGAATGTGGCAAAGCCTTCAGCCTGAAAGCAACTCTGATTGTGCACCTAAGGACCCACACAGGTGAGAAGCCCTATGAATGCAACAGCTGTGGAAAGGCCTTCAGTCAGTATTCAGTGCTCATCCAGCACCAGCGAATTCACACGGGCGAGAAACCCTATGAGTGTGGGGAATGTGGACGTGCTTTCAACCAACACGGGCACCTCATCCAGCACCAGAAAGTGCACAAGAAGCTGTGA